GCCACGTCGCTCGCCATCGCCAAAGCAGCTGCTGCTGGTGCAGCCGTGCCATTGTATCGCTCCTTGGGTGGACGTAACGCCAACACCCTCCCCGTCCCATTGTTGAACGTCTTAAATGGGGGAGCCCACGCGACCAACAACATCGATATTCAAGAATTCATGATCGTCCCGATCGGAGCACGTTCGTTTCGCGAGGCCTTACGGATGGGGGCAGAAGTCTTCGCGACGCTCAAACGTATTCTGCAAGATAAAGGATTGACGACGGCGGTCGGCGACGAAGGTGGGGTGGCCCCGGATCTACGTTCCAATGAAGAAGCCCTCGACATCCTGCTCGAGGCCATCACTCGCGCAGGCTATCAACCGGGCAAGCATATCGCCTTGGCCCTCGATGTGGCATCAACCGAGTTGTACGAGAACGGAACCTATGTGTTCCACAAGTCTGGCGGAAAAACGCGCAGTGCGGCTGACCTCGTGGCCTTGTATGCGCAGTGGACGAAGCAGTATCCCATCGTCTCGATTGAAGATGGTCTCGCTGAGGATGACTGGGAAGGATGGCAACTCTTAACCAAAGAGCTGGGCAAGCGCGTGCAGCTCGTAGGTGACGACCTGTTTGTGACGAATAAAACGCGACTCGCGCGTGGCATCAACGAGCACGTGGCGAACGCCATTCTCGTCAAAGTCAATCAAATCGGCACCCTGAGTGAGACGCTCGACACTTGCGCGCTCGCGCAACAGCACGGCTACGCGTCTGTCATTTCGCATCGCTCTGGAGAGACAGAAGACACCACCATTGCTGACCTTGCCGTTGCGCTCAACGCCGGGCAAATCAAAACTGGCAGTGTGTGTCGTGGTGAGCGGACCGCGAAGTATAACCAACTGTTACGTATCGAAGAAGAGCTGGGAACGCGTGCACGCTATCTGGGAAAAAAGGCCTTTGCGATGAAGTAAGAATGATTAAATTTTTTTCACAATGTGACGATTTTTTATTGCGGGATGAATGATGATCTGCTACAAAGATCGACGAATGGAGCTTCGCTTCACAAAAAAATATCATAACGAGGGGTTCCCACAACTCACTCAGAAAGATAGGAGGTCTCTATGGCAGCAGC
This Deltaproteobacteria bacterium DNA region includes the following protein-coding sequences:
- a CDS encoding phosphopyruvate hydratase, with the translated sequence MKIKKVIAREVIDSRGNPTVEVDVVLSSGAVGRAAAPSGASTGAHEAWELRDRSNKRYGGKGVQKAVDNVNKVIGPRLAGKDASAQQKLDHVLLDLDGTANKKRLGANALIATSLAIAKAAAAGAAVPLYRSLGGRNANTLPVPLLNVLNGGAHATNNIDIQEFMIVPIGARSFREALRMGAEVFATLKRILQDKGLTTAVGDEGGVAPDLRSNEEALDILLEAITRAGYQPGKHIALALDVASTELYENGTYVFHKSGGKTRSAADLVALYAQWTKQYPIVSIEDGLAEDDWEGWQLLTKELGKRVQLVGDDLFVTNKTRLARGINEHVANAILVKVNQIGTLSETLDTCALAQQHGYASVISHRSGETEDTTIADLAVALNAGQIKTGSVCRGERTAKYNQLLRIEEELGTRARYLGKKAFAMK